A single region of the Halichondria panicea chromosome 10, odHalPani1.1, whole genome shotgun sequence genome encodes:
- the LOC135342480 gene encoding uncharacterized protein LOC135342480 — MKRKLQNVLPDWNPNASNNTCVFCIFEASDNPVNLRIALERYSDQVKDLESKTWRGKKIRTFLSGDYEFLCHMYGLSGASGKYCCIWCLVTSDQLRDPPQSVPARSTQSICDDFKSFTAAGADLKKHNNVVCPPGLHISLGIFYRLFSHEMDIMVASEDCAEKGGASYGHYAQALEKVKRDMRSYNVLQTKEFHLAEAEIAKGFKLYDGPFVKELDTALASFNVRRQAYYSGTFVGNHAHRTLKLLTAFLIFREQHCKYYRERFPTASITPKLHMLEKHTIPWLREWGPGVAFGLMGEQGAESIHNWFNRKGHKFVNVEKLHSKMKNHFINVAPLNISLKPVIKKRCL; from the exons ATGAA GAGGAAGCTTCAAAATGTCCTTCCAGATTGGAATCCTAATGCGTCCAATAACACCTGCGTGTTTTGTATCTTTGAAGCGTCTGACAACCCCGTCAACCTCAGAATAGCACTCGAGAGGTACAGCGACCAGGTTAAAGACCTAGAATCTAAAACCTGGAG AGGGAAGAAGATTAGAACATTCTTGAGTGGCGACTATGAATTTTTGTGCCATATGTATGGCCTGTCAGGAGCAtcag GAAAGTACTGCTGTATTTGGTGCCTGGTTACTTCTGATCAGCTCCGAGACCCACCCCAGAGTGTTCCTGCCAGAAGCACACAGAGCATTTGTGATGACTTTAAGAGTTTCACTGCAGCTGGAGCAGATCTGAAGAAGCATAATAATGTT gtatGCCCACCTGGTCTGCACATTTCCCTCGGGATTTTCTACCGGCTCTTTTCCCATGAGATGGACATAATGGTGGCTAGTGAAGACTGCGCAGAGAAAGGTGGAGCGAGTTATGGTCACTATGCACAAGCATTGGAGAAGGTCAAGCGTGATATGAGAAG CTACAATGTACTTCAGACAAAAGAGTTCCACCTAGCTGAAGCTGAGATAGCAAAAGGGTTTAAGCTCTACGACGGGCCTTTTGTTAAGGAACTCGATACAGCTCTGGCTTCCTTTAATGTACGTCGGCAAGCTTACTACAGTGGAACATTCGTTGGGAACCACGCTCATCGAACACTGAAG TTACTAACAgcatttttgattttcagaGAACAACATTGCAAGTATTACCGGGAAAGGTTCCCTACGGCATCCATCACACCCAAACTTCACATGCTAGAGAAGCACACAATCCCATGGCTGAGAGAGTGGGGTCCTGGTGTGGCTTTTGGACTCATGGGGGAACAGGGGGCCGAAAGCATCCACAACTGGTTCAACAGAAAGGGGCACAAATTCGTCAATGTGGAGAAACTTCACAGCAAAATGAAGAACCATTTTATAAATGTTGCTCCACTGAACATATCACTAAAACCAGTCATCAAAAAGAGATGTTTATAA